A region of Camelina sativa cultivar DH55 unplaced genomic scaffold, Cs unpScaffold00430, whole genome shotgun sequence DNA encodes the following proteins:
- the LOC104773051 gene encoding putative polyol transporter 1 produces MSSSGEERGVVVAEPEPPRGNRSRFAFACAILASMTSIILGYDIGVMSGAAIFIKDDLKLSDIQLEILMGILNIYSLIGSGAAGRTSDWMGRRYTIVLAGAFFFCGALLMGFATNYPFIMVGRFVAGIGVGYAMMIAPVYTAEVAPASSRGFLSSFPEIFINIGILLGYVSNYFFSKLPEHLGWRFMLGIGAVPAVLLAIGVLAMPESPRWLVLQGRIGDAFKVLDKTSNTKEEAISRLNDIKRAAGIPDDMTDDVIVLPNKKTAGKGVWKDLLVRPTPSVRHILIACLGIHFAQQASGIDAVVLYSPTIFSKAGLRSKNDQLLATVAVGVVKTLFIVVGTCVVDRFGRRALLLTSMGGMFISLTALGTSLTVINRNPGQTIKWAIGLSVTTVMSFVATFSIGAGPVTWVYCSEIFPVRLRAQGASLGVMLNRLMSGIIGMTFLSLAKGLTIGGAFLLFAGVAAAAWVFFFTFLPETRGVALEEMESLFGSYSANKKNNIMSKDKEVVDEQ; encoded by the exons ATGAGTTCCTCAGGAGAAGAACGAGGTGTTGTTGTTGCGGAGCCCGAGCCACCAAGAGGGAATAGAAGCCGATTTGCTTTTGCTTGTGCAATCTTAGCATCAATGACGTCTATCATCCTTGGTTACG ATATAGGAGTGATGAGTGGAGctgcaattttcataaaagaCGATTTGAAACTGTCGGACATACAACTTGAGATTCTTATGGGAATTCTAAATATCTACTCTCTAATCGGTTCAGGCGCAGCCGGTAGAACTTCCGATTGGATGGGAAGACGATATACCATAGTGTTGGCAggagctttcttcttttgtggtgCTCTTCTCATGGGTTTTGCCACAAACTATCCTTTCATTATGGTGGGTCGTTTTGTAGCTGGTATCGGTGTCGGTTATGCTATGATGATTGCACCTGTTTACACCGCTGAAGTGGCTCCTGCTTCTTCACGTGGTTTCCTTAGCTCTTTCCCTGAG ATATTTATCAACATTGGTATACTTTTAGGATATGTGTCCAACTACTTCTTCTCCAAGCTACCCGAGCATCTCGGCTGGAGGTTCATGTTAGGCATTGGAGCGGTTCCCGCGGTACTCCTAGCCATTGGAGTGTTGGCAATGCCGGAGTCTCCACGGTGGCTAGTCCTACAAGGTCGCATTGGAGATGCTTTTAAAGTTCTTGACAAAACCTCAAACACTAAAGAAGAAGCCATCTCTAGGCTCAATGACATCAAACGTGCGGCTGGAATCCCTGATGATATGACAGACGATGTTATAGTCTTGCCAAACAAGAAGACTGCTGGGAAAGGGGTATGGAAGGACCTTCTTGTCCGACCAACCCCGTCCGTTCGACACATCCTAATAGCATGCCTTGGCATCCACTTCGCCCAGCAAGCCTCTGGAATCGATGCGGTCGTGCTTTACTCTCCGACCATCTTCTCAAAGGCTGGACTAAGATCCAAGAATGACCAGCTTTTAGCTACGGTGGCTGTTGGAGTTGTCAAGACCCTCTTCATCGTGGTAGGGACTTGTGTGGTTGATCGGTTTGGACGTCGTGCCTTGTTGCTTACAAGTATGGGGGGAATGTTTATTTCCTTGACTGCACTTGGAACTAGCCTCACAGTAATCAACAGGAACCCCGGACAAACTATCAAGTGGGCTATAGGGCTTAGCGTTACAACAGTGATGTCTTTTGTGGCAACATTCTCAATAGGTGCAGGCCCCGTGACGTGGGTGTACTGCTCAGAGATATTCCCCGTGAGGCTAAGAGCTCAAGGTGCAAGTTTGGGAGTGATGTTGAATAGACTTATGAGTGGTATTATCGGAATGACATTCTTGTCTCTTGCTAAGGGTCTCACCATCGGTGGTGCGTTCCTTCTCTTTGCTGGAGTTGCGGCCGCTGCatgggtcttcttcttcactttccttCCGGAGACACGTGGTGTGGCTTTAGAAGAAATGGAGAGTCTCTTCGGGAGCTACAGcgcaaacaaaaagaacaatattATGAGCAAGGATAAAGAAGTTGTTGATGAACAAtga
- the LOC104773041 gene encoding cytochrome P450 97B3, chloroplastic: protein MVAAAMAFPAAATHSCYFHGGGVHLGRTDYSQTLSSSVNSRRASVSIRCQSTDTKEPKTNGNFLDNASNLLTNFLSGGSLGSMPTAEGAVSDLFGKPLFLSLYDWFLEHGGVYKLAFGPKAFVVISDPIVARHVLRENAFSYDKGVLAEILEPIMGKGLIPADLDTWKLRRRAITPAFHTLYLEAMVKVFSDCSEKMILKSERLLREKEVSSGEDVIELDLEAEFSSLALDIIGLSVFNYDFGSVTKESPVIKAVYGTLYEAEHRSTFYFPYWNFPPARWIVPRQRKFQSDLKIINDCLDGLIQNAKETREETDVEKLQQRDYSNLKDASLLRFLVDMRGVDIDDRQLRDDLMTMLIAGHETTAAVLTWAVYLLSQNPEKIRKAQAEIDAVLGEGPPTYESMKKLEYIRLIVVEVLRLYPQPPLLIRRTLKSETLPGGYKGEKSGHQVPKGTDIFISVYNLHRSPYFWDNPHEFEPERFLRTKESNGIEGWAGFDPSRSPGALYPNEIIADFAFLPFGGGPRKCIGDQFALMESTVALAMLLQKFDVELRGPPESVELVSGATIHAKNGMWCKLKKRSK, encoded by the exons ATGGTAGCTGCAGCCATGGCTTTCCCTGCCGCTGCTACTCATTCCTGTTACTTCCATGGCGGCGGTGTTCATCTGGGTAGGACCGATTACTCTCAGACTCTTTCCTCTTCTGTTAATTCCCGGAGAGCTTCAGTTTCCATCAG gtgTCAATCTACTGATACCAAAGAGCCAAAGACGAATGGTAACTTTTTGGACAATGCGAGCAACCTTCTTACTAATTTCTTAAGTGGTGGAAGTTTGGGTTCAATGCCTACTGCTGAAGGAGCTGTCTCTGATTTGTTTGGAAAGCCTCTCTTTTTATCGCTTTACGACTGGTTCTTGGAG CATGGAGGAGTGTACAAGCTTGCGTTTGGTCCAAAAGCTTTTGTTGTCATCTCAGATCCTATTGTTGCAAGGCATGTCCTACGGGAAAACGCTTTTTCTTATGACAAG GGAGTTCTTGCTGAGATCTTGGAGCCGATTATGGGAAAAGGGTTGATACCAGCTGATCTAGATACGTGGAAGCTAAGGAGAAGAG CTATAACTCCTGCGTTCCATACATTGTATCTGGAGGCAATGGTCAAAGTATTTAGTGACTGTTCGGAGAAAATGATATTGAAATCTGAGAGACTCTTAAGGGAGAAAGAAGTTTCAAGTGGAGAGGACGTGATCGAGTTGGATCTGGAAGCAGAATTCTCGAGTCTAGCTCTTGATATTATAGGGCTTAGCGTGTTCAACTACGACTTTGGCTCTGTCACAAAAGAGTCCCCTGTGATTAAg GCAGTTTATGGAACTCTTTACGAGGCAGAGCATCGATCTACTTTTTACTTCCCGTATTGGAATTTTCCTCCTGCCAGATGGATAGTTCCGAGGCAACGGAAGTTCCAAAGCGATCTGAAGATTATAAATGATTGTCTTGATGGACTCATTCAAAATGCCAAAGAGACAAGAGAG GAAACAGATGTAGAGAAGCTCCAGCAAAGGGACTACTCTAATCTCAAG GATGCAAGTCTCTTGCGGTTCTTAGTCGATATGCGCGGTGTTGATATTGATGACCGGCAG CTGAGGGATGACTTGATGACTATGTTAATTGCTGGTCACGAGACAACAGCAGCAGTTCTTACATGGGCTGTTTACCTTCTCTCACAA AATCCTGAAAAGATTAGGAAAGCTCAAGCTGAGATTGATGCCGTGCTTGGTGAAGGTCCACCCACTTATGAATCAATGAAAAAGCTCGA GTACATACGACTGATCGTTGTTGAAGTCCTTCgtctctatcctcagccaccTTTGCTCATCAGACGCACTCTTAAATCAGAAACCTTGCCTg GAGGGTACAAAGGTGAAAAAAGTGGTCATCAAGTTCCAAAAGGAACTGATATCTTCATATCT GTGTACAATCTCCATAGATCTCCATACTTCTGGGATAATCCCCACGAGTTTGAGCCCGAGAGGTTTTTAAGAACAAAGGAGAGCAATGGAATAGAAGGATGGGCTGGCTTTGATCCATCTCGAAGCCCTGGAGCTCTATATCCGAACGAG ATCATAGCAGACTTTGCATTCTTACCATTTGGTGGAGGACCAAGAAAATGTATCGGTGACCAGTTTGCCCTAATGGAATCTACCGTTGCACTAGCCATGTTGTTGCAGAAATTCGATGTTGAGCTGCGTGGACCGCCGGAATCCGTTGAACTCGTGAGCGGCGCAACGATTCATGCCAAAAATGGGATGTGGTGTAAACTAAAGAAAAGGTCAAAATGA